A region from the Methylocystis iwaonis genome encodes:
- the ybeY gene encoding rRNA maturation RNase YbeY encodes MNIEIDVNVSADAWEGFDGIETLTRDCVEASLAESGARLVEGCEISVTFCDDAEIHELNAEWRGKDKPTNVLSFPTPGPLSARPLLGDIVIAFETVAREAEEQEKTLREHTAHMVIHGFLHLIGYDHETAAEADEMESLERRIASRLGLRDPYAGEAAGEEDEAGELNEGHVDTI; translated from the coding sequence ATGAATATAGAGATCGACGTCAACGTCTCCGCCGACGCATGGGAGGGCTTCGACGGTATCGAGACGCTCACCCGCGACTGCGTCGAGGCGAGCCTCGCCGAAAGCGGCGCGCGGCTGGTCGAGGGCTGTGAAATCAGCGTCACATTTTGCGACGATGCTGAGATCCATGAGCTCAACGCCGAGTGGCGCGGCAAGGACAAGCCGACCAACGTGCTCTCCTTCCCGACGCCGGGGCCCCTCTCCGCACGTCCGCTCCTCGGCGACATTGTGATCGCCTTCGAAACCGTGGCGCGGGAGGCCGAGGAGCAGGAAAAAACATTGCGTGAACATACGGCCCATATGGTCATCCATGGATTTCTGCATCTGATCGGTTATGATCACGAGACTGCCGCCGAGGCCGACGAAATGGAGAGCCTCGAAAGACGGATCGCGTCGCGGTTGGGCTTGCGCGACCCCTACGCCGGCGAGGCGGCCGGCGAAGAGGATGAAGCGGGCGAACTGAACGAAGGTCATGTCGACACGATCTGA
- a CDS encoding hemolysin family protein, translated as MSTRSENGEEPLSRRHEPRFTLLDRLRGLLGLAPASVREDIEDALEETAGDVTPHERALLKNVLGLHDLRVEDAMIPRADIVAISQDSTLREALHIFRDAGHSRLPVYIETLDDPRGMIHIRDFVNYFAICAEKHASTDSAATPKVDFDTPLSQANLLKPVLFVPRSMPALDLLVRMQASHTHLALVIDEYGGTDGLVTIEDIMEMIVGDIEDEHDVAEPPEIEELDNGDFLVDARADLDEVTDRLGVDFRLEDTPAEVTTIGGLVAWLAGRVPMRGEVIATPVETHEFEIVEAYPRRVGKLRVRARKHP; from the coding sequence ATGTCGACACGATCTGAAAATGGCGAGGAGCCTTTAAGTCGCCGGCACGAGCCGCGCTTCACGCTCCTGGACCGCCTGCGCGGATTGCTGGGCCTCGCGCCCGCCTCCGTGCGCGAGGACATCGAGGACGCGCTGGAGGAAACCGCCGGCGACGTCACGCCGCACGAGCGCGCGCTGCTGAAAAATGTGCTGGGCCTGCATGATCTGCGCGTCGAGGACGCCATGATCCCGCGCGCCGATATTGTCGCCATCTCGCAGGATTCGACGCTGCGCGAGGCGCTGCATATTTTCCGCGACGCGGGCCATTCGCGCCTGCCGGTTTATATCGAGACGCTCGACGATCCGCGCGGCATGATCCACATCCGCGATTTCGTGAATTACTTTGCGATTTGCGCCGAGAAACACGCAAGCACCGATAGCGCGGCGACGCCCAAGGTCGACTTCGACACGCCGCTGTCTCAGGCCAATCTGCTCAAGCCCGTGCTGTTCGTGCCCCGCTCCATGCCGGCGCTCGATCTGCTCGTTCGCATGCAGGCCTCGCACACCCATCTCGCTTTGGTTATCGACGAATATGGCGGAACCGACGGTCTCGTCACCATCGAAGACATTATGGAAATGATCGTCGGCGACATCGAGGACGAGCACGACGTCGCCGAGCCGCCGGAGATCGAGGAGCTCGACAATGGCGATTTCCTCGTCGACGCCCGCGCCGATCTCGACGAGGTCACCGATCGCCTCGGAGTCGATTTCCGCCTGGAGGATACGCCTGCGGAAGTGACGACCATCGGCGGACTTGTCGCCTGGCTCGCGGGGCGCGTGCCCATGCGCGGCGAGGTCATCGCGACCCCGGTCGAGACTCACGAATTCGAGATTGTGGAGGCTTACCCGCGCAGAGTCGGAAAGCTCCGGGTGCGCGCGCGCAAGCATCCGTGA
- a CDS encoding helix-turn-helix domain-containing protein → MKKTPDPIDRHVGSRVRMQRILMKMSQEKLGEALGLTFQQVQKYEKGLNRIGASRLQQISKTLNVPPSFFFEGAPTLGAAEGNGGFAESSSQYVVDFLSTAEGLHLNRAFARIKDPKIRKRVLDLVATLADSNSADEG, encoded by the coding sequence GTGAAGAAGACGCCAGATCCCATCGACCGTCACGTCGGCAGCCGGGTGCGCATGCAACGGATCCTGATGAAGATGAGTCAGGAAAAGCTGGGCGAAGCCTTGGGCCTAACCTTTCAGCAGGTCCAAAAATACGAGAAGGGATTAAATCGCATCGGCGCAAGCCGGTTACAACAAATTTCCAAAACCCTCAATGTTCCCCCGTCGTTTTTTTTCGAAGGCGCGCCCACACTCGGGGCAGCCGAGGGGAATGGCGGTTTCGCCGAATCCTCCTCCCAATATGTCGTCGACTTCCTGTCCACCGCCGAGGGGCTGCACCTCAATCGGGCTTTCGCCCGAATCAAGGATCCCAAAATCCGCAAGCGGGTGCTCGATCTTGTGGCGACGCTCGCCGATAGCAATAGCGCGGACGAAGGCTGA
- a CDS encoding PhoH family protein yields the protein MTTIGDVRLRRDEPAEPDAEITLAFENNKYASLVFGHYDQNLAKIERRLKIASFANGNHVTLKGKAEACEHARRVLEALYERIAKGQTIALGDVDGAIEETARQRNLFPDAEPARGAFEQLITRKRGLVRARNAAQDQYLRAMKRYELVFGEGPAGTGKTWLAVGHAVQLMEQGAVERLILSRPAVEAGERLGFLPGDMREKVDPYLRPIYDALHDFMDSRMVERGMQTGIIEVAPLAFMRGRTLARACILLDEAQNATSMQMKMFLTRLGEGSRMIVTGDPSQTDLPPGQVSGLSEAISLLSDIDSVGRVRFSEGDVVRHDLVRQIVGAYDRAARAKNKPRDL from the coding sequence TTGACAACGATTGGCGATGTGCGGCTTCGCCGGGACGAACCGGCCGAGCCCGATGCGGAAATCACGCTGGCCTTCGAAAACAATAAATATGCTTCTCTCGTCTTCGGCCATTACGACCAGAATCTCGCCAAGATCGAGCGCCGGCTGAAAATCGCCTCCTTCGCCAACGGCAATCACGTCACGCTCAAGGGCAAGGCGGAAGCCTGCGAACATGCGCGACGCGTCCTCGAGGCGCTCTACGAGCGCATCGCCAAGGGACAGACCATTGCGCTCGGCGACGTCGACGGCGCGATCGAAGAAACGGCGCGCCAGCGCAACCTCTTCCCTGACGCGGAGCCGGCGCGCGGCGCTTTCGAGCAGCTCATAACCCGCAAACGCGGTCTGGTGCGCGCCCGCAACGCGGCGCAGGACCAATATTTGCGCGCCATGAAGCGCTACGAGCTGGTCTTCGGCGAAGGCCCGGCGGGCACCGGCAAAACCTGGCTCGCGGTCGGCCACGCCGTGCAGCTCATGGAGCAAGGCGCGGTCGAGCGGCTCATCCTCTCGCGGCCGGCGGTCGAAGCCGGCGAGCGACTGGGGTTCCTCCCCGGCGACATGCGCGAGAAGGTCGATCCTTATCTGCGCCCGATCTACGACGCGCTGCACGACTTCATGGATTCGCGCATGGTCGAGCGCGGCATGCAGACCGGCATCATCGAGGTGGCGCCGCTCGCCTTCATGCGCGGCCGCACGCTGGCGCGCGCCTGCATCCTCCTCGACGAGGCGCAGAACGCGACCTCCATGCAGATGAAAATGTTCCTCACCCGCCTCGGCGAGGGCTCGCGCATGATCGTCACGGGCGATCCGTCGCAGACCGACCTGCCGCCCGGCCAGGTCTCCGGATTGTCGGAGGCGATTTCTCTGCTATCCGATATCGACAGCGTCGGCCGCGTGCGCTTTTCCGAAGGCGACGTGGTGCGTCACGACCTCGTGCGCCAGATCGTGGGCGCCTATGACCGCGCCGCCCGCGCCAAAAACAAGCCGCGAGACCTATGA
- the lnt gene encoding apolipoprotein N-acyltransferase has protein sequence MAQIADLTSARAGLSSLPQRIILADGWTRRAIAFAAGAAGALALPPFDFAPAMAIPLTTAVWLIDGAAAQGGRFGFAPIRTAAAAGWWLGFGYFLASLWWLGAAMLVEADQFAWAIPLAVIGLPAALAFFPAFGFALSRLLWSSGSLRIFALAAGLGASEWLRGHILTGFPWNDVGMALAQAGPIGQAAALVGLNGLDLFAIVIFAAPATIVDRRPGERFLSNAAAWSAALLLFALSAYGALRLARGETEYVEGVKLRLMQPNLPQDAKFRPENGQDILRHYLALSDRATGPERTGVSDVTHLIWPESAFPYILSREPQALSAIAHALQGKVLITGAARIESDGGGKRGKIFNSIEVLQGGRILAFYDKMHLVPFGEYLPLEALLRPLGVSHLVPGTWDQGQGPRTLAAPGLPTMAPLVCYEAVFPGEATARDKEGKRPQLLLNVTNDGWFGKTPGPYQHFAQARLRAIEEGLPLVRVANTGISAIVDPYGRTVDSLPLGEEGLIDGGLPKAIAEPLFARHGTIVFPLLWALVLAAAMTGRWRR, from the coding sequence ATGGCGCAAATTGCTGATTTAACGAGCGCTCGGGCTGGGTTGTCGTCTCTCCCGCAGCGGATCATTCTCGCCGACGGCTGGACCCGACGGGCGATCGCCTTTGCCGCGGGCGCCGCCGGCGCGCTGGCTCTGCCGCCCTTCGATTTCGCGCCCGCCATGGCGATTCCGCTGACGACCGCGGTGTGGCTGATCGACGGCGCCGCCGCGCAAGGCGGGCGCTTCGGCTTCGCGCCGATCCGGACCGCCGCGGCGGCGGGATGGTGGCTCGGCTTCGGCTATTTCCTCGCGAGCCTTTGGTGGCTCGGCGCGGCCATGCTGGTCGAGGCCGACCAATTCGCCTGGGCGATCCCGCTTGCCGTCATCGGCTTGCCGGCGGCGCTCGCCTTCTTCCCGGCTTTCGGCTTCGCGCTGTCGCGTCTCTTATGGTCGTCGGGAAGCCTGAGGATTTTCGCGCTCGCCGCAGGGCTGGGCGCATCCGAGTGGCTGCGCGGGCATATTTTGACGGGCTTTCCCTGGAACGACGTCGGCATGGCGCTCGCGCAGGCCGGACCGATCGGACAGGCGGCCGCGCTCGTCGGGCTCAACGGCCTCGACCTCTTCGCGATTGTGATCTTCGCGGCGCCGGCCACCATCGTCGACCGGCGTCCCGGCGAACGCTTTCTCTCCAACGCCGCCGCCTGGTCGGCCGCTCTCCTGCTGTTCGCGCTCTCGGCCTATGGAGCCCTCAGACTAGCAAGGGGCGAGACGGAATATGTCGAGGGCGTCAAGCTGCGGCTCATGCAGCCCAATCTGCCGCAGGACGCCAAATTCCGCCCCGAGAACGGACAGGACATCCTGAGACATTATCTCGCGCTTTCCGACCGCGCGACCGGCCCCGAGCGCACGGGCGTCTCCGACGTCACCCATCTCATCTGGCCGGAGTCGGCCTTCCCCTACATTCTGTCGCGCGAGCCGCAGGCGCTCTCGGCCATCGCCCACGCCCTGCAGGGCAAGGTGCTGATCACGGGCGCGGCGCGCATCGAGAGCGACGGCGGCGGCAAACGCGGGAAGATTTTCAATTCCATTGAAGTCTTGCAGGGCGGCCGGATACTCGCTTTCTACGACAAGATGCATCTCGTCCCCTTTGGCGAATATTTGCCGCTCGAAGCATTGCTGCGGCCGCTCGGCGTCTCGCATCTGGTTCCCGGCACATGGGACCAGGGACAGGGCCCACGCACGCTCGCGGCGCCTGGCCTGCCGACGATGGCGCCGCTTGTCTGCTACGAGGCGGTCTTCCCCGGCGAGGCGACGGCCAGAGACAAGGAGGGCAAACGCCCGCAATTGCTTCTCAACGTCACCAATGACGGCTGGTTCGGCAAGACGCCCGGGCCTTATCAACATTTCGCCCAAGCCCGCCTGCGCGCCATAGAGGAAGGGCTTCCTCTGGTTCGCGTCGCCAACACCGGCATTTCGGCGATCGTCGACCCATACGGCCGGACAGTCGATTCGCTCCCGCTGGGCGAAGAAGGGCTGATTGACGGAGGTCTGCCGAAGGCGATAGCCGAGCCGTTGTTTGCGCGGCATGGGACGATCGTCTTCCCGTTACTATGGGCGCTCGTGCTGGCCGCCGCTATGACCGGACGCTGGCGGCGTTAA